TGCTCGTCTTCCTCGGCGGGCGGCGGCCGCCGCGGCCCGCCGCCGTCCGCTGGGACGACTAGGCGCTGCGATCCCCCTTGGCGACGGTCGCGCGCGGTGGCAGAATGCGCGGGCCATCCCAGCTGTCCTTGCAAGGAGTTCCGCCGTGTCCGCTGCATTGCGCTTCGAGATCTTCTCGGCCAGCGATTCTCCCGGCGGCGCCGCCCTGCCCTGGGCCGCCGACCTGCCGCGCCTGGCCGCCAACGCACTCGGCGCGCGGCGCGCCCTGCTCGCCAGGACCTGCCCGGGGGCCGACTTCCTGGGCTGGCTGGACCTGCCGGTCGGGGCGGAGGAATGGCGCGGCTCGCTCCA
This window of the bacterium genome carries:
- a CDS encoding glucose-6-phosphate isomerase, which gives rise to MSAALRFEIFSASDSPGGAALPWAADLPRLAANALGARRALLARTCPGADFLGWLDLPVGAEEWRGSLQDLAGELRGEVKHLVVCGIGGSTLGARALIEAFAEPGPTGGLLLRGPRGRALGPEIHIAGEQM